CCGGACGGCACCTGCATCCGCGACTACATCCACGTCGAGGACCTCAGCGACGCCCACCTGCTCGCGCTGACCGCGCCGTCGCCGGGTGAGCACCGCGTCTACAACCTGGGCAACGGCACCGGCTTCTCCGTGCAGCAGGTGGTCGACGCCGTCCGCGAGGTCACCGGGCACCCGGTGCCGGTCGTCGTCGGCGAGCGGCGGGCCGGGGACCCGGCGCAGCTGGTCGCCTCCAGCGAGCGGATCCGCGCCGACCTGGGCTGGGCGCCGCGGCACACCGACCTGGCCGGCATCGTCCGCGATGCCTGGGACACCGCCCGCACGCGCGCCTGAAGAAGGGCCCCGCTGCCCTCGGCCCTCCTGCAGGGTCCCGCCGCGAGCTTGCGAGTGGTGGGGGGCAGGAGGGTCCTTTCTCAGGTGCCGATCGTGGGAGTCGGCACCTGGGCCGCGTCGACCACCGGCTCCGGCGCGCGGCTGACCGACAGCCGGGAGATCCGCCGCCCGTCGAGCTCCAGGACGGTGAGCGTGCGGCCCTCGACCTCGACGCTGTCGCCGGCGACGGGCAGCCGGCCCAGGTCGGCCAGCACGTACCCCGCGGCCGTCTCGTACGGGCCATCCGGCAGGCGCAGGCCGGTCACCTGCTCGAAGTCGTCGAGGTTGAGCAGCCCGTCGACCTCCTGCGGGCCGTCCGGCTCCTGCTCGCGGCCCTCGACGACGTCCTCGTCGTACTCGTCGTAGATCTCCCCGATGACCTCCTCGATGAGGTCCTCCAGGGTGACGATGCCGTCGGTGCCGCCGTACTCGTCCACGACGATCGCCAGGTGCTGGTTCTCCCGCCGCATCTCCGACAGGGCGTTGAGCACGCCGGCGGTGCCGGGCAGCCGCTTGACCTCGCGGACCAGGTCGCCCACGGTGGCGGCGCGGCCGGCGGGGTGGTTGGGCAGGAACAGGTCGCGGACGTGCACGAAGCCCAGCACGTCGTCCTCGTCGCGGCCGGCGACCGGGTAGCGGGAGTGGCTGGAGTCCGAGACCTGCCTGGCCGCCCGGCTGGCGGTCATGGACGCGTCGAGGAAGTCGACCTCGGTGCGCGGCGTCATGACCTCGCGGACCTCGCGGTCGCCGGCGCGGAAGACCTCGCCGATGAGGCGGCGCTCGTCGGAGCTCAGTGACTCGTGCGCCGAGACCAGGTCGCGCAGCTCCTCCTGGCTGATCGACTCGCCACTGGCCTTGGGGTCCCCGCCCAGCAGGCGGACCATCACGTTCGTCGACGCCGACAGCAGCCAGATGACCGGGCGGGACAGCGTGGCGATCGTGTTGAGCGGCGCGGCGACCAGCAGGGAGAAGCCCTCGGCCCGCTGCAGCGCCAGCCGCTTCGGGGTCAGCTCGCCGACCACCAGGGACAGGTAGCTGATCGCGACGGTGACCAGCACCAGGGCGAGGGTCCCGGCGAGACCCTCGCCCATGCCGAGGTCGACGAACCAGGCCGCCAGCGGCTGGGACAGCGTGCTGGCCCCGAACGCGGCGGAGAAGAACCCGGCCAGCGTGACCCCGACCTGGACCGCGGCCAGGAAGCGGTTGGGGTCGCTGAGCAGCCGCTGGACGGCCTTCCCGCGCCGTCCGCCGTTCTCGGCCAGCGCGCGCACCTGGGACTCCCGGAGGGAGACCAGCGCGATCTCGGACCCCGAGAAGGCGCCCCCGATCAGGACGAAGACGACGACCATGACGATGTTGAGCCAGACGTCGCTCACCGGCGGCGTGCTCCTGTCGAACGGGGTTGCGGACGACGTCCATGCTGCCCGCTCGGCCGTGCGGGAGCACCACCCGGGCCGGCGGTGGCCTCATGGGTGACTCCGGTCACAGCCCACTACTGATCACGCTCTGCATACGGCTAGTCTCGCCAGAGTAACGACTTGAGATCTGGCACTCGGTGGGAGAACAGCCTTGGTGCACCACATGCCGGCGGGTCCGCCGCTCTCGTCCCGCCTCGCCGCCCCGCTCCGGCGGTGGCTGCGGCTGCTGCGGCTGCCCCGCGTGGTGCCGCTGCTGCTGGTCGCCGGCGCGATCGCCACCGTCACGGTCGGGGTGCCCGCGGTCTCCGGCGCCGTGACCAGCTTCACCGAGCCGGTGGCGCTGGAGTCGACCTCGTCCGGCCGGTCGGCCACCGCCCGCGAGCCCGAGCGCTCGTGGTGGTCCTCGTGGTGGTCGTCCGGCCCGTCGTCCTCCGGAGGGACCGCCCGGTCGGACGGCTCATCGTGGGATGCGGGGGCGGCGTCCCCCGGCGGCTCGGTGGCCGAGCCCCTGGTGCGGCCGGGCGAGGACGACCCCGCCGCCGCCGTCCCGCCCCCCGCCCCGGCCCCGTCGGCCGCCGCACCCGTGCCGGTGGTCCCCTCCGTGCCGTCCGGCGCGGCCCCGGCGCCGGTGGCCGGTGCCCCCTCCTCCGGGTCGGCCGCGTCGGCACCGCGGCCGGCGCCGACCGCGGCCGCGGAGACCGCCCGGTCCTCCCGGCCGTCCCCGGAGACCCGGGCGCCCGCCCCCGTCCCGCAGGCCGAGCCGACGCCCGTGGTCGCGGCGGCCGTGCCCGCCGGGGACCCCACCGCGGAGGCGGCGGTGGTGGTGCTGGTCAACCAGGCCCGCGCCGCCGCCGGGTGCGCGCCGGTGACCGCCGACCCGGCGCTGGCGGCGGTGGCACGGGCGCACAGCGCCGACATGCGCGACCGCGACTACTTCTCCCACACCAGCCCCGAGGGCCTCTCACCCTTCGACCGGGCCGAGCGGGCCGGCATCGACTACTCGCGGGCGGAGAACATCGCCTACGGCCAGGCCGACGCCGCCGAGGTGGTGGAGGCGTGGCTGGACAGCCCCGGCCACCGCGCCAACATCCTCGATTGCGACCTGGGCAGGCTCGGGGTGGGCGTCGCCGAGGGCGTCGGCGGCCCGTGGTGGACCCAGCTGTTCGGCATCTGAGCCCGCCGCCCGCCGTCCGCAGGCCGCGCCTGGGCCCGACTGCGGGGAACCGGGGCCTCGAGCGGTCCGCCAGTGCCCTACTCCACCGCAGTCGTCCGCCGGAGGAGGGCGCGGACACGGGAGATGAGTTCGTCGGGCCGGTGGAGGTCGGCTGCCGTCACGTGCAGCACCGTCCAGCCCGCGGCGACCAGTTCGTTGAGTCGCCGCCGGTCGCGCCCCAGCTGTCCAGGGTCTCCGTGCCAAGCGCCGTCGTACTCGACCGCCACCCGGTGCTCGGGGAACGCCAGGTCCACCCGGGCCACGAACCGGCCGGCCCCGTCGCGCACCGTGTGCTGGGGGACGGCGAGGAGACCCGCCAGGGCCAGCAGCACCCTGAGCCGTGACTCCTGGGGTGACTCGGCCCGGGCGTCGGCGAGGTCGACCGCGCGCCCGGCCCGCAGTGCACCCCGCGGTGTCGGCTGGACACCTACGGCCGCGCGCAGCCGCCGGTGGTCGACGATCCCCCGGGCCAGCAGGACGTCCAGCGCCACCACGCCCTCGACCAACGGCTCCGTGCGGGCGATGTCCAGCGCCGTCCGGAGCTCGGAGGTGCACCGCACGCGACGGACGACGGTGACCTCGGCATCCGAGGGCGGCACCAGCACCCGGCGGATGCGGAGGCCCGCAACGGGCCCAAACCGGACGCCGGCAGGGACCGACACCTCGACCGGTGTCCCGGCGTGGACGAGGTCGCGGGCGCCGTGCAGGTAGGCCGCCGTCCGGCCGCTGAAGACGGCGGTCGGCGGGACGACCAGGCGGGCCCCGGTCACCCGGACACCGAAGGAGTCAGGCAGTCGCGCATCGGCGTAGACCCCGCGGTAGAGCCGGCGCCAGGCACGGCTGCGGAGGGCGTCCGGGGTCAGCAGTCCCTGGGCCACGACGTCGCGGCCGCGGAAGACCCGGCCGTGGAGGGCGGGTGGGCGGTGGGCTCTGGGCACCGCGGGAGGGTGCACCCCGCGGCCTCGCCGGCCGCCGAGGTCGTCCACAGGCGCTCCGTCGTCCACAGCGACCGGCGGCAGCCGACTGCGGCGGAGTCGGTCGCGCGCGGGGCGGTCCAGGCCCGGCCCCCCGCAGTCGGGCCGATGACAGCCAGTGCCCGGACGCGCAGCGGCCCCCTCACCGCGCAGGTGAGGGGGCCGCCGGGGGCGTCTGCGTCAGGCCATGGCCTTCTGCAGGTTGCCGTCGATGGCGGCCAGGAAGTCCTGGGTGGTGAGCCACGGCTGGTCCTTGCTGATCAGCAGGGCGAGGTCCTTGGTCATCTGACCGCCCTCGACGGTGTCGACGCAGACCCTCTCCAGGGTCTCGGCGAACCGGGTGACCTCCGGGGTGCCGTCCAGCTTGCCGCGGTGGGCCAGGCCCCGCGTCCAGGCGAAGATCGACGCGATCGGGTTGGTGGAGGTCTCCTTGCCCTGCTGGTGCTGCCGGAAGTGGCGGGTCACCGTGCCGTGGGCGGCCTCGGCCTCGACCGTGCGGCCGTCCGGGGTGGCCAGCACCGAGGTCATCAGGCCCAGCGAGCCGAAGCCCTGCGCCACCGTGTCGGACTGGACGTCGCCGTCGTAGTTCTTGCACGCCCAGACGTAGCCGCCCTCCCACTTGAGGGACGCGGCGACCATGTCGTCGATGAGCCGGTGCTCGTAGGTGATGCCGGCCTCGGTGAACTGCGTGGCGAACTCCGCCTCGTAGACCTCGGCGAAGAGGTCCTTGAAGCGGCCGTCGTAGGCCTTGAGGATCGTGTTCTTCGTCGACAGGTACACCGGGTAACCGCGCGCCAGGCCGTAGTTCAGCGAGGCCCGGGCGAAGTCGCGGATCGACTCGTCGAGGTTGTACATCGCCAGGGCCACGCCGGCGCCGGGGGCCTGGAAGACCTCGTGCTCGATCGGCGCGGACCCGTCCGTGGGCGTGAAGGTCACCGTCAGGGTGCCCTCGCCGGGGAAGCGGAAGTCGGTGGCCCGGTACTGGTCACCGAAGGCGTGCCGGCCGACGATGATCGGCTTGGTCCAGCCGGGCACCAGCCGCGGCACGTTCTGCATGATGATCGGCTCGCGGAAGATGACGCCGCCGAGGATGTTGCGGATCGTCCCGTTCGGGGAGCGCCACATCTTCTTGAGGCCGAACTCCTCGACGCGGGCCTCGTCGGGGGTGATGGTGGCGCACTTGACGCCGACCCCGTGCCGCTTGATCGCGTTCGCCGAGTCGACGGTGATCTGGTCGTCGGTCGCGTCCCGGGACTCGATGCCCAGGTCGTAGTACTCCAGGTCCACGTCGAGGTACGGGAGGATCAGCTGGTCCTTGATGAACTGCCAGATGATCCGGGTCATCTCGTCGCCGTCCAGCTCGACGACGGTGCCCTCGACCTTGATCTTGCTCACGCGGTGTCCTTTCGGCTCAGTGGCCCCGCTGCAGGGTCCCGCCGCGAGCGTGCGAGCGGTGGGGGGGCAGCGGGGTCCTCTCTCAGAGGTCGGCTACGTCGGCCTGCTTGGCGCGCACGGCCTCCGCCGCCTCGCGCAGCCCGGCCAGCTCGCTCTCGGTCAGGTCGCCCTCGACCACCCGGCGCACGCCCTGCCGGCCGATCTCGGCCTCCACCCCGAGGTACACCCCGGAGATGCCGTACTCGCCGTCCACCCAGGCGCACACCGGCATGACCGCGCCGGAGTCCTCCATCACCGCGCGCGCCATGCGGGCGGCGGCGGCCGAGGGGGCGTAGTAGGCCGAGCCGGTCTTGAGCAGCGCGACGACCTCGGCACCGCCGTTGCGGGTCCGGTCGACGAGGTGCTCGATGCGGTCGGCGGGCATGACGTCGGCCAGCGGCTTGCCGTCGACGGTGCAGCGCGAGGGCACCGGGACCATCGTGTCGCCGTGCGAGCCGAGGGTCAGGGTCTGCACGGAGGAGACCGGGACGCCGAGCTCCTCGGCGACGTTGTTGGTGAACCGGGCGGTGTCGAGCATCCCGGCCTGGCCCAGCACCCGTTCCTTCGGGAAACCGGTGGCCAGCTGCGCCAGCGCGGTCATCTCGTCCAGCGGGTTGGACACCACGATGACGACGGCGTCCGGCGAGGTCCGCGCGACGTTCTCGGCGACCTGCCGGACGATCTTCGCGTTGGTCTCGATGAGGTCCATCCGGCTCATGCCGGGCTTGCGCGGCAGGCCGGCGGTGATGACGACGACGTCGGAGCCCTCGGTGCCCTCGTAGGAGCCCCCGCCGACGCCGACGACCCTGGTCTCGAAGCCCTCGATCGGCCGGGACTGGTTCATGTCCAGGGCCAGGCCCTCCGGCTTGCCCTCGACGATGTCGGTCAGCACGACGGTCTCGAAGACGTCGTACTCCGCGAGCCGGAGCGCCGTGGTGGAGCCGTAGAAGCCGGCACCGACGACGGTCACCTTGCCGTTCCTGCGCTGCTCTGCCATGGCGGCCAACCTAGCGGCGGGCCGCTCCCCGCGCCTGGTCGGGTCCGGCGCGGGCCGGGCTACTCCCCCGGCACCGACAGGGCGACGGCGGTCAGGGTCAGACCGACCCCCGCCATGAGGACGACGTCCACCGGCCGGCTGCGGACGGCGAGGAACCCCACCCGGCGCAGCGGG
This window of the Geodermatophilus sp. DSM 44513 genome carries:
- a CDS encoding CAP domain-containing protein, whose amino-acid sequence is MPAGPPLSSRLAAPLRRWLRLLRLPRVVPLLLVAGAIATVTVGVPAVSGAVTSFTEPVALESTSSGRSATAREPERSWWSSWWSSGPSSSGGTARSDGSSWDAGAASPGGSVAEPLVRPGEDDPAAAVPPPAPAPSAAAPVPVVPSVPSGAAPAPVAGAPSSGSAASAPRPAPTAAAETARSSRPSPETRAPAPVPQAEPTPVVAAAVPAGDPTAEAAVVVLVNQARAAAGCAPVTADPALAAVARAHSADMRDRDYFSHTSPEGLSPFDRAERAGIDYSRAENIAYGQADAAEVVEAWLDSPGHRANILDCDLGRLGVGVAEGVGGPWWTQLFGI
- a CDS encoding NADP-dependent isocitrate dehydrogenase — translated: MSKIKVEGTVVELDGDEMTRIIWQFIKDQLILPYLDVDLEYYDLGIESRDATDDQITVDSANAIKRHGVGVKCATITPDEARVEEFGLKKMWRSPNGTIRNILGGVIFREPIIMQNVPRLVPGWTKPIIVGRHAFGDQYRATDFRFPGEGTLTVTFTPTDGSAPIEHEVFQAPGAGVALAMYNLDESIRDFARASLNYGLARGYPVYLSTKNTILKAYDGRFKDLFAEVYEAEFATQFTEAGITYEHRLIDDMVAASLKWEGGYVWACKNYDGDVQSDTVAQGFGSLGLMTSVLATPDGRTVEAEAAHGTVTRHFRQHQQGKETSTNPIASIFAWTRGLAHRGKLDGTPEVTRFAETLERVCVDTVEGGQMTKDLALLISKDQPWLTTQDFLAAIDGNLQKAMA
- the mdh gene encoding malate dehydrogenase, which gives rise to MAEQRRNGKVTVVGAGFYGSTTALRLAEYDVFETVVLTDIVEGKPEGLALDMNQSRPIEGFETRVVGVGGGSYEGTEGSDVVVITAGLPRKPGMSRMDLIETNAKIVRQVAENVARTSPDAVVIVVSNPLDEMTALAQLATGFPKERVLGQAGMLDTARFTNNVAEELGVPVSSVQTLTLGSHGDTMVPVPSRCTVDGKPLADVMPADRIEHLVDRTRNGGAEVVALLKTGSAYYAPSAAAARMARAVMEDSGAVMPVCAWVDGEYGISGVYLGVEAEIGRQGVRRVVEGDLTESELAGLREAAEAVRAKQADVADL
- a CDS encoding hemolysin family protein codes for the protein MSDVWLNIVMVVVFVLIGGAFSGSEIALVSLRESQVRALAENGGRRGKAVQRLLSDPNRFLAAVQVGVTLAGFFSAAFGASTLSQPLAAWFVDLGMGEGLAGTLALVLVTVAISYLSLVVGELTPKRLALQRAEGFSLLVAAPLNTIATLSRPVIWLLSASTNVMVRLLGGDPKASGESISQEELRDLVSAHESLSSDERRLIGEVFRAGDREVREVMTPRTEVDFLDASMTASRAARQVSDSSHSRYPVAGRDEDDVLGFVHVRDLFLPNHPAGRAATVGDLVREVKRLPGTAGVLNALSEMRRENQHLAIVVDEYGGTDGIVTLEDLIEEVIGEIYDEYDEDVVEGREQEPDGPQEVDGLLNLDDFEQVTGLRLPDGPYETAAGYVLADLGRLPVAGDSVEVEGRTLTVLELDGRRISRLSVSRAPEPVVDAAQVPTPTIGT